One Loxodonta africana isolate mLoxAfr1 chromosome 4, mLoxAfr1.hap2, whole genome shotgun sequence genomic region harbors:
- the TXNRD1 gene encoding thioredoxin reductase 1, cytoplasmic, producing MNGSEDLPESYDYDLIIIGGGSGGLAAAKEAAKYDKKVMVLDFVTPTPLGTRWGLGGTCVNVGCIPKKLMHQAALLGQALRDSRNYGWKVEDTVQHDWEKMTEAVQNYIGSLNWGYRVALREKKVTYENAYGQFVGPHRVKATNNKGKEKIFSAERFLIATGERPRYLGIPGDREYCISSDDLFSLPYSPGKTLVVGASYVALECAGFLAGTGLDVTVMVRSILLRGFDQDMANKIGEHMEEHGIKFIRQFVPIKVEQIEAGTPGRLRVVAQSTNSEETIEGEYNTVLLAIGRDACTRKIGLETVGVKINEKTGKIPVSDEEQTNVPYIYAIGDILEDKLELTPVAIQAGRLLAQRLYAGSHVKCDYENVPTTVFTPLEYGACGLSEEKAVEKFGEENIEVYHSYFWPLEWTIPSRDNNKCYAKIVCNIKDNERVVGFHVLGPNAGEVTQGFAAALKCGLTKQQLDSTIGIHPVCAEVFTTLSVTKRSGGSILQAGC from the exons ATGAATGGCTCTGAGGATCTTCCTGAGTCCTACGACTATGACCTTATCATCATTGGAGGCGGCTCAGGAGGACTGGCAGCTGCTAAG GAGGCAGCCAAGTATGACAAGAAGGTGATGGTCCTGGATTTTGTCACTCCAACCCCTCTTGGAACTAGATGGG GTCTTGGAGGAACGTGTGTGAATGTGGGTTGCATACCTAAAAAACTGATGCACCAGGCAGCTTTGTTAGGACAAGCCCTGCGAGACTCTCGCAACTATGGATGGAAAGTCGAGGACACAG TTCAACACGACTGGGAAAAAATGACAGAAGCTGTACAGAATTACATCGGCTCACTGAACTGGGGCTACCGGgtcgctctgcgggagaaaaaagTCACCTATGAGAATGCTTATGGGCAGTTTGTTGGTCCTCATAGGGTTAAG GCAACCAATaataaaggcaaagaaaaaattttttcagCGGAGAGATTTCTCATTGCCACTGGTGAAAGGCCACGTTACTTGGGCATCCCTGGCGACAGAGAGTACTGCATCAGCAG TGATGATCTTTTCTCCTTACCTTACTCCCCGGGTAAGACCCTGGTGGTTGGAGCATCCTATGTCGCGTTGGAATGTGCTGGGTTTCTCGCTGGTACTGGTTTAGATGTCACTGTTATGGTACGGTCCATTCTCCTTAGAGGATTTGACCAGGACATGGCCAACAAAATTGGTGAACACatggaagaacatggcatcaagttTATAAGACAGTTTGTACCAATAAAA GTTGAACAAATTGAAGCAGGGACACCAGGCCGACTGCGGGTGGTAGCGCAGTCCACCAATAGTGAGGAAACCATTGAAGGAGAGTATAATACG GTATTGCTGGCAATAGGAAGAGATGCTTGCACAAGAAAAATTGGTTTAGAAACCGTGGGAgtaaagataaatgaaaa GACTGGAAAAATACCTGTCAGTGATGAGGAGCAGACCAATGTGCCTTACATCTATGCCATTGGTGATATATTGGAGGATAAGCTGGAGCTAACCCCAGTAGCAATCCAGGCGGGAAGATTGCTGGCCCAGAGGCTTTATGCCGGCTCCCATGTCAAG TGTGACTATGAAAATGTTCCAACAACTGTATTTACTCCTTTGGAATATGGTGCTTGTGGCCTTTCTGAAGAGAAAGCTGTGGAGAAATTTGGGGAAGAAAATATTGAG GTTTACCATAGTTACTTCTGGCCATTGGAGTGGACCATTCCATCCAGAGATAACAACAAATGTTATGCAAAAATTGTCTGTAACATCAAAGACAAT GAACGTGTTGTGGGCTTCCACGTACTGGGCCCAAACGCTGGAGAAGTTACACAGGGCTTTGCAGCTGCGCTGAAGTGTGGACTGACCAAACAGCAGCTGGACAGCACCATTGGAATCCACCCCGTCTGTGCAGAG